In Methanofastidiosum sp., the following proteins share a genomic window:
- a CDS encoding tautomerase family protein gives MPLVEIYLWKENTDEMKNDRLIKEVSKCVSEITGAPLDAVEVLITEIPKANWGKGGIPASKW, from the coding sequence ATTCCTCTTGTAGAAATATATTTATGGAAAGAAAATACTGATGAAATGAAAAATGATAGACTGATCAAAGAAGTATCAAAATGTGTAAGTGAAATAACTGGTGCACCGCTTGACGCAGTTGAAGTATTAATCACTGAAATACCCAAGGCAAACTGGGGCAAGGGTGGGATTCCAGCTTCAAAATGGTGA
- a CDS encoding PaaI family thioesterase, with the protein MDFINEFSENDKFAKQIGIELVEVSKGCAKAKMKISDLHLNSVNTVHGGAIFTLADFTFAIAANTHGNIAVALNVNISFLKAVSKGTLFAEAEEVSINSKIATYNIRVLNEHNELIATFQGMAYRKEKLWDNL; encoded by the coding sequence ATGGACTTTATTAACGAATTCTCGGAAAATGATAAATTCGCAAAACAGATAGGTATAGAATTAGTCGAAGTATCAAAAGGTTGTGCAAAGGCAAAAATGAAAATCAGTGATCTTCATCTCAATTCTGTTAATACTGTGCACGGAGGAGCAATCTTTACTCTAGCCGACTTTACTTTTGCAATTGCAGCAAATACTCATGGAAATATTGCCGTCGCTTTAAATGTGAATATTTCATTTTTGAAAGCAGTATCTAAGGGGACTTTATTTGCAGAGGCAGAAGAAGTTTCAATAAATTCAAAAATTGCAACTTACAATATCCGTGTATTAAACGAGCATAATGAACTGATAGCGACATTTCAAGGCATGGCTTACAGAAAAGAAAAGTTGTGGGATAATTTATAA
- a CDS encoding RidA family protein: MYEKRFTSDVKPARVTVEVSKLPKNSNIKISCIAYKNIID, translated from the coding sequence ATTTATGAGAAAAGATTCACATCTGATGTGAAGCCGGCTAGAGTGACCGTCGAAGTATCAAAACTTCCAAAAAACTCAAACATTAAAATATCCTGTATTGCCTATAAAAACATTATTGACTAG
- a CDS encoding YwbE family protein: MNGNNRGNIKQGMQVSIVLKQDQRSGKLTNGIVKDILTNSSTHPHGIKVRLTSGEVGRVKEILQNKT; the protein is encoded by the coding sequence ATGAATGGCAATAACAGGGGCAATATTAAGCAAGGAATGCAGGTATCTATCGTACTGAAACAAGACCAGCGCTCTGGAAAACTAACAAATGGTATAGTAAAAGATATACTTACCAATTCTAGCACTCACCCTCACGGAATTAAGGTACGACTTACAAGTGGAGAAGTGGGGCGCGTAAAAGAGATACTTCAAAACAAAACTTGA
- a CDS encoding META domain-containing protein, whose product MKNKIILISTIFFISIILIGCANQPPPNFESTSWKLDSYVGSLGNLVSPISNSKMTLEFNDGRISGSSGCNSFFAKYTVEGKSMSFGLIGATKMYCSNPSVMEQEQTYFMRLESVKSYKIEGNKLTLIDANGKTVLIFSKN is encoded by the coding sequence ATGAAGAATAAAATTATTTTGATTAGTACAATATTTTTTATTTCTATTATTTTAATTGGATGTGCAAATCAGCCACCGCCAAATTTTGAGAGTACTTCTTGGAAATTAGATTCATACGTGGGTAGTTTAGGAAATCTTGTTAGCCCGATATCCAACAGTAAGATGACTTTAGAATTCAATGATGGAAGGATATCAGGATCATCGGGCTGTAACAGCTTTTTTGCGAAGTATACAGTCGAAGGCAAGTCAATGTCATTTGGACTAATTGGCGCTACAAAGATGTACTGTTCTAATCCAAGCGTAATGGAACAAGAGCAAACATACTTTATGAGGCTAGAATCAGTAAAGTCCTACAAAATTGAAGGGAACAAGCTGACTCTGATTGATGCTAACGGCAAGACTGTATTGATATTTTCCAAAAATTGA
- a CDS encoding VOC family protein → MPTIVHFDVPVDDIDRAKKFYKELFGWKIERMPGEIEYYGISTVDENGKEGISGGMGKRGDPSKRITNYIGVSSIDADIKKVEKLGGKMVMPKTKIPGYGYLAICLDTENNAFGLWETEDSSHRTIQE, encoded by the coding sequence ATGCCAACAATTGTGCATTTTGATGTACCTGTTGATGACATTGACAGGGCAAAAAAATTCTATAAAGAATTATTCGGATGGAAAATTGAGAGAATGCCCGGAGAAATTGAATATTACGGTATTTCAACTGTTGATGAAAATGGGAAAGAAGGTATCTCCGGGGGAATGGGAAAGAGGGGAGATCCAAGTAAAAGAATAACAAACTATATTGGAGTCTCATCAATAGATGCTGACATCAAAAAAGTTGAGAAGCTAGGTGGAAAAATGGTAATGCCAAAAACAAAGATACCGGGATATGGATATCTTGCAATATGCCTCGATACTGAAAACAATGCATTCGGGCTGTGGGAAACAGAGGATTCTTCACACAGAACGATTCAAGAGTGA
- a CDS encoding secondary thiamine-phosphate synthase enzyme YjbQ → MKSFKKELWFNTNNKVEFVNITSLVEEALAESGIKEGLCLVNAMHITASVFINDAESGLHQDYKDWLEKNIPHNPELYRHNRTGETNGDAHIKRQFMGREVVIAITNGKLDFGPWEEIYYGEFDGQRKKRALIKIIGE, encoded by the coding sequence ATGAAGTCCTTTAAGAAAGAACTATGGTTTAACACAAATAATAAAGTTGAATTCGTTAATATAACTTCCTTAGTAGAAGAGGCTTTAGCTGAGAGTGGGATAAAAGAAGGATTGTGTCTTGTAAATGCCATGCACATAACTGCTAGTGTTTTTATAAATGATGCAGAATCAGGATTACACCAAGATTACAAAGACTGGTTGGAAAAAAATATTCCCCATAATCCAGAACTTTATAGACATAACAGAACTGGAGAAACAAACGGTGACGCTCATATTAAAAGACAGTTCATGGGGAGAGAAGTTGTGATAGCAATCACCAACGGAAAACTTGATTTTGGGCCATGGGAAGAGATATACTATGGTGAATTTGACGGGCAAAGAAAAAAGAGGGCGTTAATAAAAATAATTGGGGAATAA
- a CDS encoding universal stress protein: MEKEFKRIITPVDGSESSKRSARKAIYLAKEMDVELIALYVVHVPISAYVGPPYSPVIYTDDTEIKEIRKKMKKEGALLLDEIVSLASASGLKITKKIIEGSPDEEIIKISKKDDLIVMGAKGISAIDRIFLGSVSEKVLHNANSSVMIVR, encoded by the coding sequence ATGGAAAAAGAATTTAAAAGAATAATAACACCTGTTGACGGTTCTGAATCGTCAAAAAGATCGGCAAGAAAAGCAATATATTTGGCAAAAGAAATGGATGTTGAGTTAATTGCACTATACGTAGTGCATGTACCAATAAGTGCTTACGTTGGACCCCCTTATTCACCTGTGATTTACACTGACGATACTGAAATCAAAGAAATCAGAAAAAAGATGAAGAAAGAAGGCGCTCTTTTATTGGACGAAATAGTGAGCTTGGCTTCTGCAAGCGGATTAAAAATTACCAAAAAGATAATTGAGGGGTCCCCCGATGAAGAAATTATAAAAATATCAAAAAAAGATGATCTTATCGTAATGGGGGCAAAAGGTATATCTGCTATCGATAGAATATTCTTAGGAAGCGTTTCCGAGAAAGTACTGCATAACGCAAATTCGTCAGTCATGATAGTAAGATAA
- a CDS encoding VOC family protein: MTKINFSMPIIFVDDIKVSKDFYRNIFSLEVKLDFGENIVFKDAFSIWQKNRAEDIIFENKISSGKREVHNNVELYFETIEIESIWEKILLAKVEIIHPIKEESWGQRVFRIYDPDKFIIEVGEQMVEVIKRFHRVGLSNENISKKTQMPLEIVKKSIAEKD, from the coding sequence ATGACAAAAATAAACTTTTCAATGCCGATAATTTTTGTAGATGACATCAAAGTTTCAAAGGATTTTTATCGAAATATATTTTCCCTTGAAGTCAAATTGGATTTTGGAGAAAATATTGTATTTAAAGATGCATTTTCAATTTGGCAAAAAAATCGTGCAGAAGATATAATTTTTGAGAACAAGATAAGCTCTGGAAAAAGAGAAGTACATAATAATGTTGAACTTTATTTTGAAACAATTGAGATTGAATCCATTTGGGAAAAGATACTTTTAGCAAAAGTCGAAATTATTCATCCAATTAAAGAAGAATCCTGGGGTCAGAGAGTATTTAGAATATACGATCCTGACAAATTCATTATAGAAGTGGGGGAACAGATGGTTGAAGTAATAAAAAGATTTCATAGAGTAGGACTCTCTAACGAAAATATTTCTAAGAAAACTCAAATGCCTTTAGAAATAGTTAAGAAATCGATAGCTGAAAAAGATTAA
- a CDS encoding tetratricopeptide repeat protein: MASEENVGHISTCFSKGQQFLQMNRVQEALSLFNEGISLSKKGEDNENLSKGYYYSGISHKLIGKKEESFENLYKSLEHGLESGNWAIADKSFTEIIALGLNNEKAGHYKIILKRYFERGNTFLLNGQYKESISCYTMLINHGTLLESWELVAKAYINMGFIIIDLEKHKEAIGILEKAIYYSEKAKYNEGVGNAYLNIGFAYSNLNIIDKSIDALKKAVACSENAGDNKVSGNAYLNLAYVYSNIEEYKKAVEACEKAIHHSQKANDCKSVCKAYFNLGYSLLNLQKHEDVITISKKAIEYGSKCVDWDGVGNAYLNMGFAYSCLQKRQEAISATEKAVEYCTKAKDWKKVSKASQRLIDLEEL; encoded by the coding sequence ATGGCAAGCGAGGAGAATGTCGGGCATATATCGACATGTTTCTCCAAAGGGCAACAGTTTTTGCAAATGAATAGAGTTCAAGAAGCACTTAGCTTATTCAATGAAGGTATTTCACTAAGTAAAAAGGGCGAGGACAATGAAAATCTTTCTAAGGGTTATTATTACTCTGGAATTTCACATAAACTAATTGGGAAAAAAGAAGAATCATTTGAAAATCTGTATAAATCATTAGAACATGGGCTAGAGTCTGGCAATTGGGCAATTGCAGACAAATCATTCACAGAAATCATCGCTCTTGGCCTAAATAATGAGAAAGCGGGGCATTATAAAATAATCTTAAAGAGGTATTTTGAAAGAGGGAATACATTTCTTTTGAATGGACAATATAAAGAATCCATATCCTGTTATACCATGCTGATTAATCATGGAACTTTACTTGAAAGTTGGGAGCTAGTTGCAAAAGCGTACATCAATATGGGATTTATTATCATTGATCTTGAAAAACATAAAGAGGCAATAGGTATATTAGAAAAGGCAATTTATTATTCTGAGAAAGCAAAATATAATGAAGGAGTGGGAAATGCTTATCTCAATATCGGATTTGCATACAGCAATCTCAATATTATTGATAAATCAATAGATGCACTAAAAAAAGCTGTTGCTTGCAGTGAGAATGCTGGAGACAATAAAGTTTCTGGAAATGCTTATCTGAACTTGGCATATGTCTATAGTAATATTGAAGAATACAAAAAAGCTGTAGAAGCTTGTGAGAAGGCTATTCACCATAGTCAAAAAGCTAATGATTGTAAAAGTGTATGTAAGGCTTATTTTAACTTAGGATACTCTTTGCTTAATTTGCAAAAGCATGAAGATGTTATCACCATCTCGAAAAAAGCCATTGAATATGGTTCAAAATGTGTAGACTGGGATGGAGTTGGAAATGCCTACTTGAATATGGGGTTTGCTTATAGTTGCCTTCAAAAAAGACAAGAAGCAATTTCAGCCACTGAAAAAGCAGTGGAATATTGCACAAAAGCTAAAGACTGGAAAAAAGTATCAAAAGCTTCTCAAAGGTTAATAGATTTAGAAGAATTATGA
- a CDS encoding PH domain-containing protein, whose protein sequence is MENFKVEKDIESILLPSEEVLYAAQQSRVKKGGAFTTPAKIYITNYRIIFRDPSILGLKKYVNDYHFKDISNVRMKKGVLSTEVYLNSRFESDEVIISGLSHEDAEIVVRLIRNGIYGNFNQKENYDSNIDFDYSENTNDFEDVNEKKTNTEAIISNLERLNELRKSNVITLDEFNILKKRLIEKTPNKPRMNYINNEINLDEEPKRCKDCGNVLEFIEEGDYRGDYVKFYKCDYCNKTYAKKIE, encoded by the coding sequence ATGGAAAATTTTAAAGTTGAAAAAGATATAGAAAGCATACTGCTTCCAAGTGAGGAAGTATTGTACGCTGCACAACAGTCAAGAGTAAAGAAAGGTGGAGCCTTTACAACTCCTGCTAAGATCTATATAACAAACTACCGTATTATTTTTAGAGACCCTAGCATATTAGGATTAAAAAAATATGTAAATGATTATCACTTTAAAGACATATCAAACGTCAGAATGAAAAAAGGAGTTCTTTCAACTGAAGTTTACCTAAACAGCAGATTTGAGTCCGATGAAGTTATTATCTCTGGCCTCTCCCACGAAGATGCTGAAATAGTGGTCAGACTCATAAGAAATGGAATATATGGGAACTTTAACCAAAAAGAAAATTATGATTCTAACATTGACTTTGATTATTCAGAAAATACAAATGACTTTGAAGATGTAAATGAGAAAAAAACGAACACAGAAGCAATAATATCTAATCTTGAAAGATTAAACGAATTAAGAAAATCTAATGTAATCACTTTGGATGAATTCAATATACTTAAAAAAAGATTGATTGAGAAAACTCCAAATAAACCTAGAATGAACTATATAAATAATGAAATAAATCTAGATGAAGAGCCAAAGCGTTGCAAAGACTGTGGAAATGTTCTAGAATTTATAGAAGAAGGAGATTATCGGGGTGATTACGTCAAGTTTTACAAATGTGATTATTGTAATAAAACTTATGCGAAAAAAATTGAATAG